From Achromobacter spanius, a single genomic window includes:
- the ilvA gene encoding threonine ammonia-lyase, biosynthetic: MSDSSSHAPSEFQAGAATPMEYLRQILTARVYDIARETELDFARGLSARLGNTVHFKREDNQPVFSFKVRGAYNKMRNTPRAALERGVITASAGNHAQGVAISAAKLGVRAIIVVPQTAPQVKVDAVRAHGGPTVTVVQAGDSYNDAYAHAQTLAQEQGLTFVPAFDDPYVIAGQGTVGMEILRQHPEPLHAIFVPIGGGSLAAGVSTYVKAVHPGVKVIGVQTEDSCAMAQSLRVGERVILADVGLFSDGTAVKLVGEETFRLCREYLDEVILVDTDAVCAAIKDVFLDTRSVLEPAGALAVAGLKKYVDREGARGQSLVAITSGANMNFDRMRFVADRAEVGEAREAVFAVTIPEERGSFRRFCRVIGQRSVTEFNYRIADARTARIFVSVQIARRGESADILAALQAEGFSASDLTNNEVSKQHIRYMVGGRSPLAGGERLFRFEFPERPGALMKFLSAMAPNWNISLFHYRNQGTDFSSALVGIQAPVADDAALDGFLRQLGYAHAEETDNEAYRQFLI; the protein is encoded by the coding sequence ATGTCCGATTCATCCTCCCACGCACCCTCGGAATTCCAGGCCGGCGCCGCCACGCCGATGGAGTACTTGCGGCAGATCCTGACCGCCCGGGTGTACGACATTGCCCGTGAAACCGAGCTGGATTTTGCGCGGGGGCTGTCCGCCCGGCTGGGCAACACCGTCCATTTCAAGCGCGAAGACAACCAGCCGGTGTTCTCGTTCAAGGTGCGCGGCGCCTATAACAAGATGCGCAACACGCCGCGCGCCGCGCTGGAGCGCGGGGTCATCACGGCGTCGGCCGGCAACCATGCGCAGGGCGTCGCGATTTCGGCGGCCAAGCTGGGTGTGCGGGCCATCATCGTCGTGCCGCAGACGGCGCCGCAGGTGAAGGTGGACGCGGTGCGCGCCCACGGCGGACCGACCGTGACGGTAGTGCAGGCCGGCGATTCGTATAACGACGCCTATGCCCATGCGCAGACGCTGGCACAGGAACAGGGCTTGACGTTCGTGCCCGCGTTCGACGATCCCTACGTGATCGCGGGGCAGGGAACGGTGGGCATGGAGATCCTGCGCCAGCATCCCGAGCCGCTGCACGCCATTTTTGTGCCGATCGGCGGCGGCAGTCTGGCGGCGGGCGTGTCGACCTATGTGAAGGCGGTGCATCCCGGCGTGAAGGTCATCGGCGTGCAGACCGAGGACTCCTGCGCGATGGCGCAATCGCTGCGCGTGGGCGAGCGGGTGATTCTGGCTGATGTCGGCCTGTTTTCGGACGGCACGGCCGTCAAGCTGGTGGGCGAGGAGACCTTCCGTCTGTGCCGCGAGTACCTGGACGAGGTCATCCTGGTGGACACGGACGCGGTCTGCGCGGCGATCAAGGACGTGTTCCTGGATACGCGCAGCGTGCTGGAGCCTGCGGGTGCATTGGCGGTGGCGGGGCTGAAAAAGTATGTGGACCGCGAAGGCGCGCGCGGGCAGTCGCTGGTGGCGATTACGTCGGGCGCGAACATGAACTTCGACCGCATGCGCTTTGTGGCGGACCGCGCCGAAGTAGGCGAGGCGCGCGAGGCGGTGTTCGCGGTGACCATTCCCGAAGAGCGTGGCAGCTTCCGCCGGTTTTGCCGGGTGATCGGGCAGCGCAGCGTGACGGAGTTCAACTACCGCATCGCGGACGCGCGCACCGCGCGGATCTTTGTCAGCGTGCAGATCGCGCGGCGCGGCGAGTCGGCCGATATCCTGGCCGCGTTGCAGGCGGAGGGATTTTCGGCTTCAGACCTGACGAACAACGAGGTGTCCAAGCAGCACATCCGCTACATGGTTGGCGGACGTTCGCCGCTGGCGGGTGGCGAGCGCCTGTTCCGATTTGAGTTTCCGGAGCGGCCGGGCGCGCTGATGAAGTTCCTGTCGGCGATGGCGCCCAACTGGAACATCAGCCTGTTCCATTACCGCAATCAGGGCACGGACTTCAGTTCGGCGCTGGTGGGCATTCAGGCGCCGGTGGCGGATGATGCGGCGCTGGATGGGTTCTTGCGGCAGCTCGGTTATGCGCATGCCGAGGAAACGGATAACGAGGCTTATCGCCAGTTCCTGATTTGA
- a CDS encoding ABC transporter substrate-binding protein: MRSIALFRAAVTAAALFCALPGAHARDVTDLAGRVVTVPDHPKRILLGEGRFAFAMALLDRHDPVARVVGWQGELKQQDPYSWNQLVTRFPKAADVPLIGKTSEASVSPEKIVSLRPDVAIFSVSGHGPGRNNPMIPALQEAGIPIVFIDFRQHPVRNTVPSMRILGQALDREAEAESYIAFYEDHLARVRKVVEPVPPAQRPRVFVEMLAGVWPACCHTTGNGSFGDLLEAAGGVNVAAPVLPGAIGDVSLEFVIDAKPDVYIATGSRSEPGRPGLLAGPGADPKVSADSLAKLLDRDGIRDLDAVKQHRAFGIWHAFYNSPYNVAAIEAMAKWLYPERAAALDPQGTLDALYGQFLDLDNAGAFWTSPAAAAK; the protein is encoded by the coding sequence ATGCGTTCGATTGCCCTTTTCCGCGCGGCCGTGACCGCCGCCGCCCTGTTCTGCGCCCTGCCCGGCGCCCATGCCCGCGACGTCACCGATCTGGCCGGCCGCGTCGTGACGGTGCCCGACCACCCGAAACGCATCCTGCTGGGCGAAGGCCGCTTCGCGTTCGCCATGGCGCTGCTGGACCGGCATGACCCCGTGGCGCGCGTGGTCGGCTGGCAGGGAGAGCTCAAGCAACAGGATCCGTATTCCTGGAACCAGCTCGTCACGCGCTTTCCGAAAGCGGCCGATGTGCCCCTGATTGGCAAAACGTCGGAAGCCAGCGTCAGCCCGGAAAAGATCGTCTCGCTGCGGCCCGACGTGGCGATCTTCAGCGTCAGCGGCCATGGCCCGGGCCGCAACAACCCGATGATCCCGGCGTTGCAGGAAGCCGGCATCCCGATCGTCTTCATCGACTTCCGCCAGCATCCCGTGCGCAACACGGTGCCCAGCATGCGCATCCTGGGCCAGGCGCTCGATCGTGAAGCCGAGGCGGAAAGCTACATCGCCTTCTACGAAGACCACCTCGCCCGAGTGCGCAAGGTGGTGGAACCCGTGCCGCCCGCGCAGCGGCCGCGCGTCTTCGTGGAAATGCTGGCAGGCGTTTGGCCGGCCTGCTGCCACACCACGGGCAACGGCAGCTTCGGCGACCTGCTGGAAGCGGCAGGCGGCGTGAATGTGGCAGCGCCCGTGCTGCCCGGCGCGATCGGCGACGTGAGCCTGGAGTTCGTCATCGACGCCAAGCCGGATGTCTACATTGCCACCGGCAGCCGCTCCGAACCCGGCCGCCCGGGCCTCTTGGCCGGTCCCGGCGCCGATCCGAAGGTATCCGCCGACAGCCTGGCCAAGCTGCTGGACCGCGACGGCATCCGCGACCTGGACGCCGTAAAGCAGCACCGCGCCTTCGGCATCTGGCACGCGTTCTACAACTCGCCCTACAACGTGGCCGCCATCGAGGCGATGGCGAAGTGGCTGTACCCCGAGCGCGCCGCCGCGCTGGATCCGCAAGGCACGCTGGACGCGCTGTACGGCCAGTTCCTGGATCTGGACAACGCGGGCGCCTTCTGGACGTCTCCGGCAGCAGCAGCAAAGTAG
- a CDS encoding ABC transporter ATP-binding protein, translating into MTQLCIQALSAGYGGRAVLRNASAGPMPEGAVTALLGPNGSGKSTLLKTLAGLHPVMQGAIWLDGEDLANASPARRAECAMYMPQALPKGVHMTVFESVLVAARSGRHGQPGHALMENAMAVINELGIAPLASRHLDELSGGQKQLASLAQALVRRPRLLLLDEPLSALDLNYQFHVMDVLRRQTRMHRLITLVVLHDLNIALRHADHALLLHAGEIEAEGLPGDVVTPDTLRRVYRVRARVEHCPQGQAQIHVDGLADRSAG; encoded by the coding sequence ATGACGCAGCTATGCATCCAGGCGCTGTCCGCCGGCTACGGCGGCCGCGCGGTGCTGCGCAACGCCAGCGCCGGCCCCATGCCCGAAGGGGCCGTCACCGCGCTGCTGGGGCCGAACGGCAGCGGCAAGTCGACGCTGCTCAAGACGCTGGCCGGCCTGCATCCGGTGATGCAAGGCGCAATCTGGCTGGACGGCGAGGACCTGGCGAACGCCAGCCCGGCCCGCCGCGCCGAATGCGCCATGTACATGCCGCAGGCCCTGCCCAAGGGCGTGCACATGACCGTCTTCGAATCCGTGCTGGTGGCGGCGCGCTCCGGCCGCCACGGACAACCCGGCCACGCGCTGATGGAAAACGCCATGGCGGTCATCAACGAGCTGGGCATCGCGCCGCTTGCCAGCCGCCATCTGGACGAACTGTCCGGCGGACAGAAGCAGCTAGCCTCGCTGGCGCAGGCACTGGTGCGGCGTCCGCGCCTGCTGCTGCTCGATGAACCGCTGTCCGCGCTGGACCTGAATTACCAATTCCACGTCATGGACGTGCTGCGCCGCCAGACGCGCATGCACCGTCTGATCACGTTGGTGGTGCTGCACGACCTGAACATCGCGCTGCGCCACGCCGACCATGCATTGCTGCTGCACGCGGGCGAGATCGAAGCTGAGGGTCTGCCCGGCGATGTGGTGACTCCCGACACCTTGCGCCGCGTGTACCGTGTGCGGGCGCGTGTCGAACATTGCCCGCAGGGCCAGGCACAGATTCACGTGGATGGGCTGGCCGATCGCTCAGCAGGGTAG
- a CDS encoding NADP-dependent isocitrate dehydrogenase — translation MSLTPKIIYTLTDEAPALATRSLLPIVQAFAKPAGITVETRDISLAGRIIALFPDYLEDSQKLSDALAELGALAVKPEANIIKLPNISASMPQLKAAIKELQDQGYKLPDYPDAPANDTERDVKARYDKVKGSAVNPVLREGNSDRRAPLSVKNYARKHPHKMGAWTSDSKSHVAHMSEGDFYGTEKSALIAEAGDVKIELTAADGTKTVLKEKTPVKAGEIIDAAVLSTAKLKSFLQAQIDDARANGVLFSVHLKATMMKVSDPVIFGHVVSVFYKDVLAKHADALKQAGFDPNNGIGDLYAKIQSLPADQQAAITADIDAAYKTLPQLAMVNSDKGITNLHVPSDVIVDASMPAMIRDSGKMWNAEGKLQDTKAVIPDRSYAGVYQAVIDDCKRNGAFNPVTMGSVPNVGLMAQAAEEYGSHNKTFVIPAAGTVRVTDAAGAVLLEQAVEAGDLWRMCQTKDAAIQDWVKLAVTRARATKTPAVFWLDEKRAHDAQVIAKVKQYLKDHDTSGLDLRILDPVEATKFSVKRIREGLDTISVTGNVLRDYLTDLFPIMELGTSAKMLSIVPLVAGGGLFETGAGGSAPKHVQQFLEEGFLRWDSLGEFMALAESLDHLGRTYKNPTAQILAKTLDQATAKFLDENKSPERKVGGLDNRGSHFYLAMYWAQALAAQTEDRALAAQFAPAAIAFSEGENKILDELKAAQGKPLDIGGYYQPNEAKASQAMRPSATLNKVLASIG, via the coding sequence ATGTCTCTTACTCCGAAGATTATCTATACCCTCACCGACGAAGCTCCGGCACTGGCAACCCGTTCGCTGCTGCCCATCGTCCAGGCATTCGCCAAACCCGCAGGCATCACGGTCGAGACCCGCGACATTTCGCTGGCAGGCCGCATCATCGCCCTGTTCCCGGATTACCTCGAAGACAGCCAGAAGCTGTCCGACGCCCTGGCTGAGCTGGGCGCCCTCGCGGTCAAGCCCGAAGCCAACATCATCAAGCTGCCCAACATCAGCGCCTCGATGCCCCAACTGAAGGCGGCTATCAAGGAACTGCAAGACCAGGGCTACAAGCTGCCGGACTACCCGGACGCTCCCGCCAACGACACCGAGCGCGACGTCAAGGCCCGCTACGACAAGGTCAAGGGCAGCGCCGTCAACCCGGTCCTGCGCGAAGGCAACTCCGACCGCCGCGCCCCGCTGTCGGTCAAGAACTACGCCCGCAAGCACCCGCACAAGATGGGCGCCTGGACGTCCGACTCCAAGTCGCACGTTGCCCACATGAGCGAAGGCGACTTCTACGGCACCGAGAAGTCGGCCCTCATCGCCGAAGCCGGCGACGTCAAGATCGAACTGACCGCTGCTGACGGCACCAAGACCGTTCTGAAGGAAAAGACCCCGGTCAAGGCCGGCGAGATCATCGACGCCGCCGTGCTGTCGACCGCCAAGCTCAAATCCTTCCTGCAGGCCCAGATCGACGACGCGCGCGCCAACGGCGTGCTGTTCTCGGTCCACCTGAAGGCCACCATGATGAAGGTCTCCGACCCCGTCATCTTCGGCCACGTGGTTTCCGTGTTCTACAAGGACGTCCTGGCCAAGCACGCCGACGCCCTCAAGCAGGCCGGCTTCGATCCCAACAACGGCATTGGCGATCTGTACGCCAAGATCCAGTCGCTGCCCGCCGACCAGCAGGCCGCCATCACCGCCGACATCGACGCCGCCTACAAGACGCTGCCGCAACTGGCCATGGTGAACTCTGACAAGGGCATCACCAACCTGCACGTGCCCAGCGACGTCATCGTCGACGCGTCCATGCCCGCCATGATCCGCGACTCCGGCAAGATGTGGAACGCCGAAGGCAAGCTGCAGGACACCAAGGCCGTCATTCCCGACCGCAGCTACGCTGGCGTCTACCAAGCCGTCATCGACGACTGCAAGCGCAACGGCGCCTTCAATCCGGTCACGATGGGCAGCGTGCCCAACGTCGGCCTGATGGCCCAGGCTGCCGAAGAATACGGTTCGCACAACAAGACCTTCGTCATCCCGGCCGCCGGCACCGTGCGTGTCACCGACGCCGCCGGCGCCGTGCTGCTTGAGCAAGCCGTCGAAGCCGGCGACCTCTGGCGCATGTGCCAGACCAAGGACGCCGCGATCCAGGACTGGGTCAAGCTGGCCGTCACCCGCGCCCGCGCCACCAAGACGCCCGCCGTCTTCTGGCTGGACGAAAAGCGCGCCCACGACGCCCAGGTCATCGCAAAGGTCAAGCAGTACCTGAAGGACCACGACACCAGCGGCCTGGACCTGCGCATCCTCGACCCCGTCGAAGCCACCAAGTTCTCGGTCAAGCGCATCCGCGAAGGCCTGGACACCATCTCGGTCACCGGCAACGTGCTGCGCGACTACCTGACCGACCTGTTCCCCATCATGGAACTGGGCACCAGCGCCAAGATGCTGTCGATCGTCCCGCTGGTCGCCGGCGGCGGCCTGTTTGAAACGGGCGCGGGCGGTTCGGCTCCCAAGCACGTGCAGCAGTTCCTGGAAGAAGGCTTCCTGCGCTGGGATTCGCTGGGCGAATTCATGGCGCTGGCCGAGTCCCTCGACCACCTGGGCCGCACGTACAAGAACCCCACCGCCCAGATCCTGGCCAAGACGCTGGATCAGGCCACGGCCAAGTTCCTGGACGAAAACAAGTCGCCCGAGCGCAAGGTCGGCGGCCTGGACAACCGCGGCAGCCACTTCTACCTGGCGATGTACTGGGCTCAAGCCCTGGCCGCCCAGACCGAAGACCGCGCCCTGGCCGCCCAGTTCGCCCCCGCCGCGATCGCGTTCTCCGAAGGCGAAAACAAGATCCTGGACGAACTGAAGGCAGCCCAAGGCAAGCCCCTGGACATCGGCGGCTACTACCAGCCGAACGAAGCCAAGGCCAGCCAGGCCATGCGCCCCAGCGCCACGCTGAACAAGGTGCTGGCCTCGATCGGCTAA
- a CDS encoding FecCD family ABC transporter permease, protein MTGFAPAAAAPAASVPDDPIAAYRRAVRKRVLLTAVLVLAIVASLLADIASGPASLSLPELLRTLLHPEVSDTGTRVIVWQFRLPYALMALLVGVGLGLGGAEMQTMLDNPLASPYTLGVSAAAAFGASLAITLDWHLPALPAGMTVSVSAFACTLLSVLVLERVARWRGGSTLGVVLFGIALVYSFQALVMLLQFVASEEALQGIVFWTMGSLARANWTTVGVMAAALVLAIPFSMRNAWKLTAVRLGEERAASFGIDVKRLRLVSLLRVSALAALAVSFVGTIGFVGLVAPHIARLLLGEDHRYYLPGSALAGALILSLASVASKTVLPGALIPVGIVTSLVGIPFFLTIVVRALKRA, encoded by the coding sequence ATGACCGGTTTCGCCCCCGCCGCCGCAGCGCCCGCGGCGTCTGTTCCCGACGATCCCATCGCCGCCTACCGGCGCGCGGTGCGCAAGCGCGTGCTGCTGACCGCCGTGCTGGTGCTGGCCATCGTCGCCAGCCTGCTGGCCGACATCGCCAGCGGGCCGGCTTCGTTGTCCCTTCCGGAGCTGCTGCGCACGCTGCTGCATCCCGAGGTGTCAGACACCGGCACGCGCGTCATCGTCTGGCAATTCCGGTTGCCCTATGCGCTGATGGCGCTGCTGGTTGGCGTGGGGCTGGGCCTGGGCGGCGCCGAGATGCAGACCATGCTGGACAATCCGCTCGCCAGCCCCTACACGCTGGGCGTCTCTGCCGCGGCGGCGTTCGGCGCGTCGCTGGCCATCACGCTGGATTGGCATCTGCCCGCGCTGCCGGCCGGGATGACCGTATCCGTGTCGGCCTTCGCCTGCACCCTGCTGTCCGTGCTGGTGCTGGAGCGCGTGGCGCGCTGGCGCGGCGGATCGACGCTGGGCGTGGTGCTCTTCGGCATCGCGCTGGTGTATTCGTTCCAGGCGCTGGTGATGCTGCTGCAGTTCGTCGCCAGCGAAGAGGCCCTGCAGGGCATCGTCTTCTGGACCATGGGCAGCCTGGCGCGGGCCAACTGGACCACCGTCGGCGTCATGGCCGCGGCGCTGGTACTGGCCATTCCGTTTTCGATGCGCAACGCCTGGAAGCTCACCGCCGTGCGGCTGGGCGAGGAACGCGCAGCCAGCTTCGGCATCGACGTGAAGCGGCTGCGCCTAGTCAGCCTGCTTCGCGTCAGCGCGCTGGCGGCGCTGGCCGTGTCGTTCGTCGGCACGATCGGCTTCGTGGGCCTGGTCGCGCCGCACATCGCCCGGCTGCTGCTGGGCGAAGACCACCGCTACTACCTGCCGGGCAGCGCGCTGGCCGGCGCGCTGATCCTGTCGCTGGCGTCCGTGGCGTCCAAGACCGTGCTCCCCGGCGCGCTCATCCCGGTCGGCATCGTGACATCGCTGGTCGGCATTCCCTTCTTCCTCACCATCGTCGTGCGCGCCCTCAAGCGCGCCTGA
- a CDS encoding sensor histidine kinase — protein MTSPGRRAARRGLARHLVLTYVALALLVAGLLTWLSVWSVGKLEAHLQRIDMGMAVERVRGDFLAGIDPGRPNRFFHGDPASRAFPDWLRPLAPGFHKIERNDRVWHVMVDDFKGQRYMLLRDYTEYEQNQSASHWTAVTGLAASLALAFVLGILATRRLLRPLARLAAQVNTRGAQPPQTRLAADYPPDEIGQLAAAFDSTYNQLEQALRREQLFTADVGHELRTPLMVISSSCELLREEQALDAAGQARLARIEAAAADMGERLDTYLMLARGGDAAGLFPRESAADTARGQLAAWSPVAQRRGMQLTLEAAGAQEEALLFPAPLLRAVLSNLIRNSLQYAGPQASIVVTAGPDFVQVNDNGPGIALERQAAIFNPFVRGDQPDDGNLGLGLSLVQRICEHQGWRVSLASRPGQGSQFRVDLAGTAPAPAV, from the coding sequence ATGACTAGCCCGGGCAGGCGCGCGGCGCGGCGCGGGCTGGCGCGCCACCTTGTGCTGACGTATGTGGCGTTGGCCCTGCTGGTGGCTGGCCTGCTGACCTGGCTGTCGGTCTGGAGCGTCGGCAAGCTGGAGGCGCATCTGCAGCGCATCGACATGGGCATGGCGGTGGAGCGGGTGCGGGGCGATTTTCTGGCGGGCATCGACCCGGGGCGGCCCAACCGCTTCTTTCATGGCGATCCGGCAAGCAGGGCGTTTCCCGACTGGCTGCGGCCGCTGGCGCCGGGCTTTCACAAGATCGAGCGCAACGATCGCGTGTGGCACGTGATGGTCGACGACTTCAAGGGTCAGCGCTACATGCTGCTGCGCGACTACACCGAGTACGAGCAGAACCAGTCGGCGTCGCACTGGACCGCGGTGACGGGACTGGCGGCCAGCCTGGCGCTGGCGTTCGTCCTGGGCATCCTGGCGACGCGGCGCCTGCTGCGTCCGCTTGCGCGGCTGGCCGCCCAGGTCAATACGCGCGGCGCGCAGCCGCCGCAGACGCGGCTGGCGGCAGACTATCCGCCGGACGAGATCGGCCAGCTTGCTGCTGCCTTCGACTCGACCTACAACCAGCTCGAACAGGCGCTCAGGCGCGAGCAGCTCTTCACCGCCGACGTCGGGCACGAATTGCGCACGCCGCTGATGGTGATCTCCAGTTCCTGCGAGCTGCTGCGCGAAGAGCAGGCGCTGGATGCGGCGGGACAGGCCCGTCTTGCCCGGATCGAGGCAGCCGCGGCCGACATGGGCGAGCGGCTGGACACCTATCTGATGCTGGCGCGCGGCGGCGACGCGGCGGGCCTGTTCCCGCGTGAAAGCGCCGCGGACACCGCGCGTGGCCAACTGGCCGCGTGGTCGCCGGTGGCCCAGCGGCGCGGCATGCAGTTGACGCTGGAAGCGGCGGGTGCGCAGGAAGAGGCCTTGCTGTTTCCCGCGCCGCTGCTGCGCGCGGTGCTGTCCAACCTGATCCGCAATTCGCTCCAATACGCCGGACCGCAGGCCAGCATCGTCGTCACGGCAGGGCCCGATTTTGTGCAGGTGAATGACAACGGCCCCGGCATTGCGCTGGAACGCCAGGCCGCCATCTTCAATCCCTTCGTGCGCGGCGATCAGCCCGACGATGGCAACCTGGGGCTGGGCCTGTCGCTGGTGCAGCGCATTTGCGAGCACCAGGGCTGGCGCGTGTCGCTGGCGTCGCGCCCCGGGCAGGGCAGCCAGTTCCGTGTGGATCTGGCCGGCACTGCACCGGCCCCTGCGGTTTAG
- a CDS encoding response regulator transcription factor — protein sequence MRVLVIEDDPDILANITHHLTRRGYIVDCAEDGQRGYAMAASGEFDLIVLDLMLPRLDGYELCRRLRTEAACNTPVIMVTARDTLDNRLTGFDAGADDYLVKPFALAELAARVKALLHRASGAGAARVLRVGDLTLDTGTLAIARGGQALRLPPSPLQLLTLLMRASPAVVHRARLEEALWRDSPPDSDSLRTHIHQIRHVVDKPYDTPLLHTVHGIGYQLRAASDD from the coding sequence ATGCGCGTTCTCGTCATCGAAGACGACCCCGACATTCTTGCCAACATCACCCATCACCTGACGCGGCGCGGCTATATCGTCGATTGCGCCGAAGACGGCCAGCGCGGCTATGCGATGGCGGCGTCGGGCGAGTTCGACCTGATCGTGCTGGACCTGATGCTGCCGCGGCTGGACGGCTACGAGCTGTGCCGCCGGCTGCGCACCGAGGCCGCGTGCAACACCCCCGTCATCATGGTCACGGCCCGCGACACGCTGGACAACCGCCTGACGGGATTCGACGCGGGCGCCGACGATTACCTGGTCAAGCCCTTTGCGCTGGCCGAACTGGCCGCGCGGGTCAAGGCGCTGCTGCATCGCGCCAGCGGTGCGGGCGCGGCCCGTGTGCTGCGCGTGGGCGACCTGACGCTGGACACCGGCACGTTGGCGATTGCGCGGGGTGGCCAGGCGCTGCGCCTGCCGCCATCCCCGCTGCAATTGCTGACCTTGCTGATGCGCGCCAGCCCGGCGGTGGTCCATCGCGCGCGGCTGGAAGAGGCGCTGTGGCGCGATTCGCCGCCGGACAGCGACAGCCTGCGCACCCACATCCACCAGATTCGCCATGTGGTCGACAAGCCCTACGACACGCCGCTGCTGCACACGGTGCACGGCATCGGCTATCAGTTGCGGGCCGCAAGCGATGACTAG
- a CDS encoding IS3 family transposase (programmed frameshift) has translation MAKYNEQFKLKVVRECLKGTESGRSVAARHELHHSLVSGWVESYRVHGLAGLRRQSGTYSAAFKQSVLRKIRDQGLSDIQAATLLGIRSSGHIGKWRAQYDAGGIEALARKRPGASMPHKYPPEPVSKDMTKEELLEEVANLRAELDYPKKARCLDRSGKDQSARWKAQAVQGLRHKHPLERLLRVAELSRSTFYYHLKVLDAADPYAELKQRIGAIFARHKGRYGYRRITAVLRQAGDLVNHKTVQKLMQALGLKSLVRAKKYRSYRGQSHHVAANLLARDFEAAQPHEKWVTDVTEFNVRGEKLYLSPVMDLYNGEIVAYETSRRPVFKLVGNMLKKALARLRPADRPVLHSDQGWQYQQPAYRHMLVARSVTQSMSRKGNCLDNAAMESFFGTLKAEFFHLNRFESIEQLQVGIRQYIRYYNHDRIKLKLKGLSPVQYRAQAFGL, from the exons ATGGCGAAGTACAACGAGCAGTTCAAGTTAAAGGTGGTGCGGGAGTGTTTGAAGGGCACTGAGAGTGGTCGTTCGGTGGCGGCGCGTCACGAATTGCACCATTCGCTGGTCAGCGGATGGGTCGAGAGCTATCGCGTACATGGCTTGGCGGGTCTTCGCCGGCAGTCTGGGACGTATAGCGCAGCCTTCAAGCAGTCGGTGTTGCGCAAGATCCGTGACCAAGGGCTGTCCGACATCCAGGCCGCGACACTGCTGGGGATCCGCAGTTCAGGTCATATTGGGAAGTGGCGCGCCCAGTATGATGCTGGGGGTATAGAGGCGTTGGCGCGCAAGCGTCCAGGAGCAAGCATGCCCCACAAATACCCCCCGGAGCCCGTGTCCAAGGACATGACTAAAGAAGAGCTTCTCGAGGAAGTTGCGAACCTGCGAGCGGAGTTGGACTACC CTAAAAAAGCTCGATGCCTTGATCGAAGCGGAAAAGACCAAAGCGCTCGTTGGAAAGCGCAAGCGGTCCAAGGATTGAGGCATAAGCATCCGCTGGAACGACTGCTGCGTGTGGCCGAGCTGTCACGCAGCACGTTCTACTACCACCTGAAGGTGCTGGACGCCGCAGACCCGTACGCTGAGCTAAAGCAACGTATTGGCGCGATCTTCGCGCGTCATAAAGGCCGCTACGGCTATCGCCGTATCACGGCGGTTTTGCGCCAGGCAGGTGATCTGGTGAACCACAAAACGGTGCAGAAACTGATGCAGGCATTGGGCTTGAAGTCGCTTGTGCGCGCCAAGAAGTACCGGTCATACCGAGGCCAGTCACATCACGTGGCGGCCAATCTGTTAGCGCGTGACTTCGAGGCTGCGCAGCCGCACGAGAAGTGGGTTACCGACGTGACCGAGTTCAACGTGCGTGGGGAGAAGTTGTACCTGTCACCGGTGATGGACCTGTACAACGGTGAGATCGTGGCTTACGAGACCAGCCGGCGACCGGTGTTCAAGCTCGTGGGCAACATGCTGAAAAAGGCGCTGGCTCGGCTACGCCCGGCGGACCGTCCTGTCCTGCACTCCGACCAAGGTTGGCAGTACCAGCAACCCGCATACCGACACATGCTCGTAGCCCGGTCAGTCACGCAAAGCATGTCACGCAAGGGAAACTGCCTGGACAATGCGGCCATGGAGAGCTTCTTCGGTACCTTGAAGGCTGAGTTCTTCCACCTGAACCGCTTCGAGAGCATCGAGCAGTTGCAGGTCGGCATCAGGCAGTACATCCGTTACTACAATCACGATCGCATCAAGCTCAAGCTAAAAGGCCTGAGCCCGGTGCAATACCGAGCTCAGGCCTTCGGGCTTTAG
- the azu gene encoding azurin: MKFRLTLTLAALMIAGTAHAAPACSIDVEGRPGKQFGPDHIVVPATCQEFTVRLIHTGKNSKEKAGHNWVLTKTEDIDAVMVDGIKAGASSDFLAPGDGRILAKTPMLGGGETASVTFPVSRLRAGQSYTYYCSFPAHAQHMRGTLVLQP; this comes from the coding sequence ATGAAATTCCGCCTGACGCTCACGCTCGCGGCCCTGATGATCGCCGGCACCGCCCATGCCGCCCCCGCTTGCTCGATCGACGTCGAAGGCCGTCCCGGCAAGCAGTTCGGCCCCGACCATATCGTCGTGCCCGCGACCTGCCAGGAATTCACCGTGCGCCTCATCCACACGGGCAAGAACAGCAAGGAAAAGGCCGGCCACAACTGGGTGCTGACCAAGACCGAAGATATCGACGCCGTCATGGTCGACGGTATCAAGGCCGGCGCAAGCAGCGACTTCCTGGCGCCAGGCGACGGCCGCATCCTTGCCAAGACGCCCATGCTGGGCGGCGGCGAGACGGCCAGCGTCACCTTCCCCGTCAGCCGCCTGCGCGCGGGCCAGTCGTACACCTACTACTGCTCGTTCCCGGCACACGCGCAGCACATGCGCGGCACGCTGGTGCTGCAACCCTGA